In Lacrimispora indolis DSM 755, a genomic segment contains:
- a CDS encoding glycosyltransferase family 2 protein translates to MRKTLSVVVSCYNEELALNQFYEETARILNKLDWDYELIFVNDGSQDGTMKILDRLSGLDKKVKVISFSRNFGHEAAMIAGLDYSSGDGIVCMDADLQHPPEYLPEIVSKFESGYDVINMVRTKNESAGWFKNFASSSFYHLINALSDVKFEPNASDFFAISKRASQVLKDNYREKVRFLRGYVQNIGFNKTTIEYEAGVRVAGESKYSIKKLMVFSLNTIMCFSNLPLKLGIYAGCGAGLLGIVMMIYTIWSWARVGTPNGYATTIVLICFMFAVLFLIVGIIGNYIAILFAELKDRPIYIVGETKNFSEQ, encoded by the coding sequence ATGAGAAAAACATTATCGGTCGTGGTATCGTGCTACAATGAGGAACTGGCTCTCAACCAGTTCTATGAGGAAACGGCCAGAATTTTAAATAAACTTGACTGGGACTATGAACTGATTTTTGTCAATGACGGAAGCCAGGATGGCACCATGAAGATCCTTGACCGTTTATCCGGACTGGATAAAAAGGTGAAGGTAATCAGCTTTTCCAGAAACTTTGGCCACGAGGCGGCCATGATTGCCGGGCTTGATTACAGCAGCGGAGATGGAATCGTCTGCATGGATGCAGATTTACAGCATCCTCCTGAGTATTTGCCGGAGATCGTCAGCAAATTTGAAAGCGGCTATGATGTCATCAACATGGTCCGGACAAAAAATGAATCCGCAGGCTGGTTCAAGAACTTTGCCTCCTCCTCCTTTTATCATTTGATCAATGCGCTTTCCGATGTGAAGTTTGAACCAAATGCTTCTGACTTCTTTGCCATATCCAAACGGGCTTCTCAAGTGCTTAAGGATAATTACAGGGAAAAAGTCCGCTTTCTGCGGGGATATGTGCAGAACATCGGTTTTAATAAGACTACCATTGAATATGAGGCCGGAGTCAGGGTGGCGGGAGAGAGCAAATATAGTATTAAAAAGCTTATGGTATTTTCTTTAAATACGATTATGTGCTTTTCCAATCTGCCTTTAAAGCTTGGGATTTATGCCGGTTGCGGAGCAGGCCTTCTGGGAATCGTTATGATGATCTATACCATATGGAGCTGGGCAAGAGTTGGGACTCCTAACGGGTATGCCACTACCATTGTGCTGATCTGCTTTATGTTCGCGGTGCTGTTTCTGATTGTTGGGATCATCGGGAATTATATTGCGATCCTGTTTGCAGAGTTAAAGGACAGGCCTATTTATATTGTTGGGGAGACGAAGAACTTTTCTGAGCAGTGA
- a CDS encoding cell wall-binding protein, which translates to MRKQTKLVAVLSTAALLALGASMSSFAATGWQEENGTWVYYDKNGDLETEKWEKSGDNWFYLNEDGEMATDAVVEYNDNYYYVDENGAMSTNKWVSVENEDYDGDDEDEPVNNWYYFGSNGKAYKSSSSSSNATFKTINGKKYLFNDEGKMLFGWIGTDGERKTGDEAWQEGDYYCGDENDGAQTVGWVYLDIVDNNYETDSAGQSSSNVFDDENQTRWFYFKSNGKKLTDEKGKTINGKKYSFDEYGRMNAEWIVYDATPTTATASQGTADYTRNWRYYGTPEDGARVTKGWFKVVPDENLYEGKYDDDEDAWYYSDKDGKLVASEIKTINGKKYAFDTYGRMKDGLKFIKFEDGSTTKIESLLADDTRSDAKFDTEDNFKESANKLLSEEYYCYYFGSGDDGSMKTNKQTVSIDGESFNFLFNKSGSYKGAGKTGVDNSKYYLSGMLLSAAKDDKYAVIKIDESEATPKYSILTTDDFVDEDYVTTPGVPSGKDWTEYYEVDNDAAAAAKISYKLVNTSGSVQKSKSKAKDGNDRCYNQTGEKINYVFVED; encoded by the coding sequence ATGAGAAAGCAGACCAAATTAGTTGCTGTTTTATCTACAGCAGCACTGCTTGCATTAGGCGCTTCCATGTCCTCTTTCGCAGCAACAGGCTGGCAGGAAGAAAACGGTACATGGGTGTACTATGACAAGAACGGCGACTTAGAGACAGAAAAGTGGGAGAAATCAGGAGATAACTGGTTCTACTTAAACGAAGATGGCGAAATGGCTACCGATGCTGTCGTTGAATACAACGACAACTACTACTATGTAGATGAGAACGGTGCTATGTCAACCAATAAGTGGGTTTCTGTTGAGAACGAAGATTACGATGGAGATGACGAAGATGAACCAGTAAATAACTGGTACTATTTTGGATCCAACGGTAAAGCTTATAAGAGTTCCAGCAGCAGCAGCAACGCTACTTTCAAGACTATCAACGGAAAGAAATATCTCTTTAATGATGAAGGAAAGATGTTATTCGGTTGGATTGGTACAGATGGCGAGAGAAAGACTGGCGACGAAGCTTGGCAGGAAGGCGATTACTATTGCGGAGACGAGAACGACGGTGCACAGACGGTTGGCTGGGTTTATCTTGATATCGTAGATAATAACTATGAGACAGATTCAGCGGGTCAGTCCAGCAGCAATGTTTTTGATGATGAGAATCAGACACGTTGGTTCTACTTCAAGAGTAATGGCAAGAAGCTGACTGACGAGAAGGGCAAGACCATCAACGGCAAAAAATACAGCTTTGATGAATATGGCCGTATGAATGCAGAATGGATAGTTTATGATGCTACACCAACAACTGCAACAGCTAGCCAGGGTACTGCTGATTACACCAGAAACTGGAGATATTATGGTACACCAGAAGATGGTGCTAGAGTAACCAAGGGCTGGTTCAAAGTTGTACCGGATGAGAATCTGTATGAAGGCAAGTATGATGATGATGAAGATGCTTGGTACTATTCTGATAAAGACGGTAAGTTAGTGGCTTCTGAGATCAAGACTATCAATGGTAAGAAATATGCATTCGATACCTATGGTAGAATGAAAGATGGTCTGAAATTTATCAAATTTGAAGATGGAAGCACAACTAAGATTGAATCACTTTTAGCTGATGATACCCGCAGCGATGCAAAGTTTGATACAGAAGATAACTTTAAGGAAAGTGCTAATAAACTGTTAAGTGAAGAATATTACTGCTATTACTTTGGTTCAGGCGATGATGGCTCTATGAAGACCAACAAGCAGACTGTTTCCATCGATGGCGAGTCTTTCAACTTCTTGTTCAATAAATCTGGTAGCTATAAGGGCGCTGGTAAGACTGGTGTTGATAACAGCAAATATTACTTATCAGGAATGCTTTTAAGTGCAGCGAAAGATGATAAATATGCAGTTATAAAGATTGATGAGTCAGAGGCCACACCTAAATATTCAATCTTGACAACAGATGATTTCGTTGATGAGGACTATGTAACGACACCAGGAGTTCCAAGTGGAAAAGATTGGACTGAATATTATGAAGTTGATAATGATGCAGCAGCTGCTGCTAAGATCAGCTACAAGTTAGTAAATACCAGCGGTAGCGTACAGAAGAGCAAATCTAAGGCTAAAGATGGTAATGATCGTTGCTACAACCAGACTGGTGAGAAGATTAATTACGTATTCGTAGAAGACTAA
- a CDS encoding D-sedoheptulose-7-phosphate isomerase, giving the protein MEPMNYLDELIERYPVLAGIKPQIREAYEILETCYENGGKLLIAGNGGSCADAEHIVGELMKGFVKRRPVSEDFAGKLLEADPEFGKELGEKLQGGLPAIALTGHPSLSTAFLNDVDGELIYAQQTYGYGRKGDVLLGISTSGNAKNVMYAVTAAKAIGMKTIGLAGKDGGLLKRSADVTIVAPEMETFKIQELHLPIYHALCLMLEERFF; this is encoded by the coding sequence ATGGAACCAATGAACTATTTAGACGAACTCATTGAACGTTATCCTGTACTGGCCGGCATAAAGCCTCAGATCAGGGAAGCTTATGAGATTCTGGAAACATGTTATGAAAACGGCGGAAAGCTTCTGATTGCCGGAAATGGCGGAAGCTGTGCAGATGCAGAGCATATCGTAGGAGAATTGATGAAGGGCTTTGTAAAACGCCGTCCCGTTTCAGAGGATTTTGCAGGGAAGCTGTTAGAGGCAGATCCAGAGTTTGGAAAAGAATTGGGAGAAAAGCTTCAGGGAGGCCTTCCGGCCATAGCCCTGACCGGTCATCCAAGCCTTTCTACGGCATTTCTAAACGATGTGGACGGAGAACTGATCTACGCCCAGCAGACTTACGGATATGGAAGGAAGGGAGATGTGCTTTTAGGCATATCCACCTCCGGCAATGCGAAAAATGTGATGTATGCCGTGACAGCAGCAAAGGCAATTGGCATGAAGACCATCGGTCTTGCGGGAAAAGACGGAGGACTTTTAAAAAGGTCAGCGGATGTGACCATCGTTGCTCCGGAAATGGAGACATTTAAAATACAGGAGCTCCATCTTCCCATTTATCATGCCCTCTGCCTGATGTTAGAGGAGCGGTTCTTTTAA
- a CDS encoding cell wall-binding protein, which yields MRYRKNLTALLIAGLVGTAALIPAGTAWGATGWVADGSQWKYVDEDGSIHKGWVKTSDGTFYFLDLSTGYMATGWKQINGNWYYFHSNGAMATKWIQDGGKYYYLMDDTGVLVKGWLKIGNDYYYMKGDGSMSIGWREMDGGWYYFKENGKCTIGWGQIGNDWFYFGSDGKMVTGWKQIDNAYYYLNVDSKSVLGKMMTGWLSDGTNKYYMDASSGKMAHGWKQIDGSWYYFNDSGHMMTGWVQLSGVYYYLDPSTGKMAANTTLTIDGKSYTFGSSGAYQENASGSPSGTSGGSTPGGTSTDTTTAPGGTTSNTSDSSGPGGSSSDGNTLSGAPGSSSNDTPGGSTTPSGSNGYQLSPGLTSGPG from the coding sequence GTGCGATACAGAAAAAATTTAACAGCTCTGCTGATAGCAGGGCTTGTAGGAACCGCTGCTCTGATACCGGCTGGTACAGCCTGGGGGGCCACCGGCTGGGTTGCAGACGGTTCCCAGTGGAAATATGTTGATGAGGATGGTTCCATTCATAAAGGCTGGGTAAAGACATCCGACGGAACCTTTTATTTTCTTGACCTCTCCACAGGCTATATGGCTACCGGGTGGAAACAGATCAACGGAAACTGGTACTATTTTCATTCCAACGGTGCCATGGCTACCAAATGGATACAAGACGGCGGAAAATATTATTACCTCATGGATGACACAGGCGTCCTTGTAAAGGGCTGGTTAAAAATAGGCAATGACTACTACTACATGAAGGGCGACGGTTCCATGTCCATCGGATGGCGTGAAATGGACGGCGGCTGGTATTATTTTAAAGAAAACGGTAAATGTACCATTGGTTGGGGACAGATTGGAAACGACTGGTTTTATTTCGGCTCTGACGGCAAGATGGTCACCGGTTGGAAACAGATTGACAATGCCTACTATTATCTCAATGTGGATTCCAAATCCGTATTAGGCAAGATGATGACCGGCTGGCTCAGTGACGGAACCAACAAATATTACATGGATGCAAGCAGCGGAAAAATGGCCCATGGCTGGAAGCAAATTGACGGTTCCTGGTATTATTTTAACGATTCCGGGCATATGATGACCGGCTGGGTACAGCTTTCCGGCGTTTACTATTATCTTGATCCTTCTACAGGCAAGATGGCGGCCAACACCACCCTTACCATTGATGGCAAGAGCTATACCTTTGGTTCCAGCGGAGCTTATCAGGAAAACGCTTCCGGTTCACCTTCCGGAACTTCCGGAGGAAGCACTCCCGGAGGTACATCAACTGATACGACCACTGCTCCCGGCGGAACCACTTCAAACACATCGGACTCCAGCGGACCAGGAGGATCCTCTTCTGACGGCAACACCTTAAGCGGAGCACCGGGAAGCTCCTCAAACGATACTCCCGGCGGTTCAACCACTCCTTCAGGCAGCAACGGGTATCAGCTGTCGCCAGGGCTTACGTCAGGCCCCGGTTGA
- a CDS encoding glycosyltransferase family 39 protein, which yields MGRSKKHGYGVLVFMLLSAAGILYSLNQILDQEVFQWIMNQREYKTMVAETAALFAAFCLSGFLFPKNSQKLIAAVFITAVFLWAHMAFVPVLVTGLYLAYILFFGRFLRVFLCKLPREDGLASDFLTGASSLIVVFCIMSAIGIGSIRHLTVFVFISAGVLLLLGRSCLGGGRKGNAPAFSGKEIFLLAFLLTMVCLQAGRLNIAVDYDSLWYGVRSRYILDNGHGIYENLGTIGIVYTYSKGFEVLTLPLSQLPSYSFVTSINLWLSLGVLFLGYKIGRFYLKREQAVFLAALLSGVPGIMNMAVTAKSDIITLLVQEIMVYYLLRYIKAGQKSWRYLGYGMAAFFLSLTLKPTALIFSTAVFGMGFLYLMGKLLLPSFGAEAKNSGAAAVMAGAILALGGIWARTFLLTGLPLTSVFSSLLTKIGFHMKYPFMINSIPNYGAGMSLGEKAVRLANRLNGFFFCPVGEDMDHVVLAWGGFLLYFLLLLWIASRFYGKNVDRGKNCQLSAFLKVIYVPFLIVNLISFAMLTQVDGNYFMLLYVLTAVAVLKAASEAREKTLWRGGMGVGVWVLLFSVFVTSMTSWNWSLGFTPVSLSHKGYYDHREAARQDMASKGNGAIWDILAADPETRLIAVGDHPDVLVFPCNVQSYDDITGVWGNVVLVKKMDYFVEFMDYAKTDYVYVQAGYTGEENRSYTLVRDLIEGGKLIPVCYDNGNLLAMVDVNGDYSEKSAQALTEFEQCYIKKETNEEQQHG from the coding sequence ATGGGGAGATCAAAAAAGCATGGATATGGGGTCCTGGTGTTTATGCTTCTTTCAGCGGCAGGGATCCTGTATTCTTTGAACCAGATCTTAGACCAGGAAGTTTTTCAGTGGATCATGAACCAGAGGGAATACAAGACCATGGTGGCAGAGACGGCGGCGCTGTTTGCTGCCTTCTGTTTATCAGGCTTTTTGTTTCCCAAAAACAGTCAAAAGCTTATAGCGGCGGTATTTATCACGGCCGTCTTTTTGTGGGCCCATATGGCCTTTGTTCCGGTACTGGTCACAGGCCTTTATCTGGCCTATATTTTGTTCTTTGGCCGTTTTCTCCGTGTGTTCCTGTGTAAGCTTCCAAGGGAAGATGGATTGGCTTCTGATTTTCTCACAGGTGCATCCTCTCTCATAGTTGTCTTTTGCATTATGTCTGCCATCGGCATTGGCTCCATCCGTCATCTGACCGTGTTTGTTTTTATCAGTGCCGGGGTCCTTTTGCTTTTAGGAAGATCCTGTCTGGGAGGCGGAAGAAAGGGAAATGCTCCGGCTTTTAGCGGAAAAGAAATTTTCCTTCTGGCTTTTCTTCTGACCATGGTGTGCCTTCAGGCAGGGAGACTTAACATTGCCGTGGATTATGACAGCTTGTGGTACGGAGTCAGATCCCGCTATATCCTGGATAATGGCCATGGGATTTATGAAAATCTGGGAACCATAGGGATCGTCTACACCTATTCCAAAGGTTTTGAGGTTTTGACCCTGCCTTTGTCCCAGCTTCCATCCTACAGTTTTGTGACTTCGATCAATTTGTGGCTGTCTTTGGGAGTCCTTTTTCTGGGCTATAAAATCGGCCGCTTTTATTTAAAACGGGAACAGGCGGTCTTTTTAGCTGCCCTTTTGTCGGGAGTTCCAGGTATTATGAATATGGCGGTTACGGCCAAAAGTGACATCATCACCCTGCTCGTCCAGGAAATCATGGTGTATTATCTTCTCAGATATATAAAAGCAGGGCAAAAGTCCTGGCGTTATCTGGGTTATGGGATGGCGGCCTTTTTTCTCAGCCTTACCTTAAAACCAACGGCCCTGATCTTTTCCACCGCTGTTTTTGGAATGGGATTTTTGTACCTGATGGGAAAGCTTTTACTTCCCAGCTTTGGGGCAGAAGCGAAGAACAGCGGAGCAGCGGCAGTTATGGCGGGTGCAATCCTGGCATTAGGAGGAATCTGGGCGAGAACGTTTCTGCTGACAGGGCTTCCCCTTACATCCGTTTTCTCCTCCCTTCTCACAAAGATAGGGTTTCATATGAAATATCCGTTTATGATCAATTCTATCCCCAATTACGGTGCAGGAATGTCCCTTGGAGAAAAAGCAGTCCGGCTGGCAAACCGGTTGAATGGATTTTTCTTTTGTCCTGTAGGAGAGGATATGGACCACGTGGTCCTGGCCTGGGGTGGATTTCTGCTGTATTTTCTTCTCTTATTGTGGATTGCAAGCCGTTTTTACGGTAAAAATGTGGATAGAGGGAAGAATTGCCAGCTGTCCGCCTTTTTGAAAGTGATCTATGTGCCGTTTTTGATTGTTAATCTTATCAGCTTTGCCATGCTGACTCAGGTAGATGGGAACTATTTCATGCTGCTTTACGTACTTACTGCGGTTGCTGTCCTGAAAGCTGCGTCAGAAGCCAGGGAAAAGACCTTGTGGCGGGGAGGCATGGGAGTCGGAGTCTGGGTGCTATTATTTTCCGTATTCGTTACCTCCATGACCAGCTGGAACTGGAGCCTTGGTTTTACACCTGTGTCACTATCCCATAAAGGCTATTACGACCATCGGGAAGCCGCCAGGCAGGACATGGCTTCAAAGGGAAACGGTGCAATATGGGATATTCTTGCCGCTGATCCGGAAACCAGGCTCATTGCTGTTGGAGACCATCCGGATGTGCTGGTATTCCCTTGCAATGTTCAGTCCTATGATGATATTACAGGGGTATGGGGAAATGTGGTTTTAGTCAAGAAAATGGATTATTTCGTGGAATTCATGGATTATGCAAAAACAGACTATGTTTATGTCCAGGCGGGCTATACTGGAGAAGAAAACCGTTCCTATACACTGGTCAGGGACTTAATTGAAGGTGGAAAGCTGATACCGGTATGCTATGATAATGGAAACCTTTTGGCAATGGTGGATGTGAACGGAGATTACAGCGAAAAATCAGCCCAGGCATTGACAGAATTTGAACAATGTTATATAAAAAAGGAAACAAATGAAGAACAACAGCATGGATAA
- a CDS encoding GH25 family lysozyme — MRHKKIGIRFAAAALCAFMGMSAGFGPAMDSWAAGYEKVNGYYQLADGTVIEQVIARGIDVSRWQGNVNWAAVAADDVSFVMLGTRSKGVVDPNFHTNVQGASAAGLKVGAYIYSLATTPEMARAEADFVLSLVKDYPISFPIAFDAEDSATLGTLPPAQVSEVINAFCQRIADAGYYPIVYANDYWLSNKIDLSNMHYDIWVARYEAKHVYANPIMWQVTSTGSIDGITGNVDIDFLYKDLTPKLPGNMWRTIGGKTYYYQNYSIQKNAWINDGSGWFYLNEEGLTASGWFDKDGLRYYLDETTGRMSTGWKLLSDKWYFFNQSGSMNTGWLSDNGARYYLDSTGAMATGWQELNGQYYYLDPSSGQMAVGWKDLNGKRYFLQESGVMATGWLDNNGSRYYLNNDGSMATGWHTDGSTKYYLAENGAVSTGWQLIDNSWYFFNQGGTMTTGWVNPDGNWYYIGNDGKMQSGWLEDRGAKYYLSASSGKMTIGWRQIDGSWYYFGASGAMTAGMTEVNGQQYYLNPADGKMAASSTFVLDGVSYTADANGVCTVTPQAASEQPAGEGTAESQPAQTETAPAESAADQTKEIGPGIHN, encoded by the coding sequence TTGAGACACAAAAAAATTGGCATACGTTTTGCCGCAGCAGCATTATGCGCCTTTATGGGAATGTCTGCTGGATTTGGTCCGGCCATGGATTCCTGGGCAGCGGGCTATGAAAAGGTCAACGGCTATTATCAGCTGGCAGACGGCACGGTGATTGAACAGGTAATTGCCAGAGGAATCGATGTTTCCAGATGGCAGGGAAATGTGAATTGGGCAGCTGTAGCGGCAGATGATGTCAGCTTTGTCATGCTGGGAACCAGATCCAAGGGTGTTGTAGATCCCAATTTCCACACCAACGTACAGGGTGCATCCGCGGCAGGTCTTAAAGTTGGCGCCTACATCTATTCTCTGGCTACTACTCCGGAGATGGCCAGAGCGGAAGCAGATTTTGTCCTCAGCCTGGTAAAGGATTATCCCATTTCCTTTCCTATCGCTTTTGATGCAGAGGACAGCGCCACCCTTGGCACCCTGCCTCCGGCACAGGTGAGCGAAGTGATCAACGCATTCTGCCAGCGTATCGCAGATGCCGGGTATTACCCCATCGTTTATGCCAATGATTACTGGTTATCAAATAAGATAGACTTATCCAATATGCATTATGACATATGGGTTGCCAGGTATGAGGCCAAGCATGTTTATGCCAACCCTATCATGTGGCAGGTCACCAGCACCGGTTCCATTGACGGCATTACCGGAAACGTTGACATTGACTTCCTCTATAAGGACTTAACTCCAAAGCTTCCAGGAAATATGTGGAGAACCATTGGAGGAAAAACATATTACTACCAGAATTATTCTATTCAGAAAAACGCATGGATCAACGATGGTTCCGGCTGGTTCTACTTAAACGAAGAAGGGCTGACCGCCAGCGGATGGTTTGATAAGGACGGATTACGTTATTATCTGGATGAAACCACGGGACGTATGAGCACCGGATGGAAGCTGCTTTCTGACAAATGGTATTTCTTTAATCAAAGCGGTTCCATGAATACCGGATGGCTTTCTGACAACGGAGCGCGTTATTATCTGGATTCCACTGGTGCAATGGCAACAGGCTGGCAGGAATTAAACGGTCAGTACTATTACCTGGATCCTTCTTCCGGACAAATGGCTGTGGGCTGGAAGGACTTAAACGGCAAACGGTATTTCTTACAGGAAAGCGGCGTAATGGCTACCGGCTGGCTGGATAACAATGGTTCCCGGTATTATTTAAATAACGATGGCTCTATGGCAACAGGCTGGCATACCGATGGCTCCACCAAGTATTATCTTGCAGAAAACGGTGCAGTATCTACGGGATGGCAATTGATTGATAACAGCTGGTATTTCTTTAACCAGGGCGGTACCATGACCACAGGCTGGGTCAATCCTGACGGAAACTGGTATTATATTGGGAATGACGGAAAGATGCAGTCCGGCTGGCTTGAGGATCGGGGAGCCAAGTACTATTTAAGCGCTTCTTCCGGTAAGATGACCATAGGCTGGAGACAGATTGATGGATCCTGGTATTACTTTGGCGCAAGCGGTGCCATGACAGCCGGCATGACTGAAGTCAACGGCCAGCAGTATTACTTAAATCCGGCTGATGGAAAGATGGCGGCCTCTAGTACATTTGTACTGGATGGTGTTTCCTATACCGCTGATGCCAACGGCGTATGCACGGTAACGCCTCAGGCAGCCTCTGAGCAGCCGGCAGGAGAAGGCACGGCGGAAAGTCAGCCTGCTCAAACAGAAACCGCACCTGCGGAATCCGCTGCCGACCAGACGAAGGAAATCGGACCTGGAATACATAATTAA
- the tnpB gene encoding IS66 family insertion sequence element accessory protein TnpB (TnpB, as the term is used for proteins encoded by IS66 family insertion elements, is considered an accessory protein, since TnpC, encoded by a neighboring gene, is a DDE family transposase.), producing MLNDAGGGYKVFLACGYTDLRWEIDGLSAQVKKQFLLDPFQTGILFLFCGRRTDRIKGLLWEQDGFLLLYKRLEAGRFQWPRNEQ from the coding sequence ATGCTTAATGATGCTGGTGGAGGTTACAAGGTATTCCTTGCTTGCGGTTATACGGATCTGCGCTGGGAAATTGACGGTCTTTCCGCCCAGGTTAAAAAACAGTTCCTCCTCGATCCATTTCAGACGGGCATTCTGTTCCTTTTTTGCGGACGCAGAACTGACCGGATCAAAGGACTCTTATGGGAACAGGATGGATTTTTACTTCTTTATAAGAGGCTGGAGGCCGGCCGCTTCCAGTGGCCCCGCAATGAGCAGTAA
- a CDS encoding phosphotransferase: MDRNVIICRSILENPAVTQRDLSKELSVSLGTVNNLIKECIEKNYIEIGSGSDAYELLPAGQALLNENKVDGALIIAAGFGSRFVPLTFETPKGLLEVFGERMIERQIRQLHEAGIRNITIVVGYLKEKFEYLIDKYQVKLLYNPEYSHKNTLTTIYHAREILRGKNMYVLSSDNWMRHNMYHAYETGAWYSASFMEGETSEWCLDYNKKGRILNVSIGGQDKWVMYGPVFFSKSFSEQFLTVLENYYNLPGTEQFYWENVYMEMLSGEAAKRLPHIPETRQDIDLFINRRPADEVYEFENLEELRRFDLKYQRHSDNEAMELVSAVFQVPESEITEIRCLKSGMTNKSFLFKIKDRHYICRIPGPGTELLINRQQEKAVYDALNGLDISEKVIYFNGETGYKIAEFYEGAHNADPSNREEIKRCMAVVRKFHKSGLKVDHSFDIRERIDFYEKLCKAHGDILFDDYAIVRKQMTELLNQLDSLGHEKVLSHIDTVVDNFLMLPNGNIRLIDWEYSGMCDPLVDISMCAIYSYYDEEQADDLIKIYLEREPSDEERFTIYAYMALGGFLWSLWAVYKAALGEEFGEYTIIMYRYAKNYYKKCSEISKI, translated from the coding sequence ATGGATCGTAACGTCATCATCTGCCGTTCCATTCTGGAAAACCCGGCAGTTACGCAGAGAGATTTATCAAAAGAGCTTAGCGTTTCCCTTGGAACCGTTAATAACCTGATAAAAGAATGCATTGAGAAAAATTACATTGAGATTGGAAGCGGAAGCGACGCCTATGAGCTGCTGCCAGCAGGACAGGCCCTGCTAAATGAAAATAAAGTGGACGGCGCACTCATCATTGCTGCCGGTTTTGGCTCCCGCTTTGTTCCCTTAACCTTTGAAACTCCCAAAGGACTGCTGGAGGTATTCGGAGAACGCATGATTGAACGTCAGATCCGCCAGCTGCACGAAGCAGGAATCAGGAACATTACCATTGTAGTGGGCTATTTAAAAGAGAAATTCGAATACCTTATAGACAAATATCAGGTTAAGCTTCTATATAATCCTGAATATTCCCATAAAAACACCCTGACCACCATTTACCATGCCCGAGAGATCCTTCGGGGTAAAAATATGTATGTTCTCTCTTCTGATAACTGGATGCGCCATAACATGTATCATGCCTATGAAACCGGCGCCTGGTATTCCGCATCCTTTATGGAAGGTGAAACCTCAGAATGGTGCCTTGATTATAATAAGAAGGGACGCATTTTAAATGTATCCATCGGCGGGCAGGACAAATGGGTAATGTATGGCCCGGTCTTTTTCTCCAAATCCTTTTCAGAACAGTTCTTAACCGTGTTGGAAAATTATTACAATCTTCCTGGAACAGAGCAGTTTTACTGGGAAAATGTCTACATGGAAATGCTGTCAGGAGAAGCTGCCAAAAGACTTCCTCATATTCCGGAAACAAGACAGGACATTGACCTGTTTATCAACCGAAGACCGGCTGACGAGGTATATGAATTCGAAAACCTGGAAGAACTTCGCCGTTTCGATTTGAAATATCAGCGCCATTCCGATAATGAAGCCATGGAATTAGTATCAGCCGTATTTCAGGTGCCTGAGTCTGAAATCACAGAAATACGCTGCTTAAAGTCAGGCATGACAAACAAATCCTTTCTTTTTAAAATAAAGGACCGCCATTATATCTGCCGCATCCCTGGACCCGGAACAGAACTCCTTATTAACCGTCAGCAGGAGAAAGCCGTTTATGATGCCCTGAACGGACTGGATATCTCGGAAAAGGTCATTTACTTTAATGGAGAAACAGGATATAAAATTGCGGAATTTTATGAAGGTGCCCACAATGCGGATCCTTCCAACAGGGAAGAAATAAAACGCTGCATGGCAGTTGTCCGGAAGTTCCACAAATCCGGGCTTAAGGTAGACCACTCCTTTGACATTCGTGAGCGGATCGATTTCTATGAAAAGCTTTGTAAAGCCCATGGGGACATCCTGTTTGACGATTACGCCATTGTCCGTAAACAGATGACAGAGCTTTTAAACCAGCTGGACAGCCTGGGGCATGAGAAGGTCCTTTCCCATATTGATACGGTGGTGGACAACTTTTTAATGCTTCCAAACGGCAATATACGATTAATTGACTGGGAATATTCCGGGATGTGCGATCCCCTGGTGGATATCAGTATGTGTGCGATTTATTCCTATTATGACGAAGAACAGGCGGATGACCTCATAAAGATCTACCTGGAACGGGAGCCTTCTGATGAAGAGCGTTTCACCATTTACGCCTATATGGCCCTGGGCGGTTTCCTGTGGAGCCTTTGGGCGGTATACAAAGCAGCCTTAGGTGAGGAATTTGGCGAATACACCATAATCATGTACCGATATGCAAAAAACTACTATAAAAAGTGCTCTGAAATCTCCAAAATATGA